A window of Gadus chalcogrammus isolate NIFS_2021 chromosome 2, NIFS_Gcha_1.0, whole genome shotgun sequence genomic DNA:
gcctgaggacaggaaggaggtcatctgttcagaagacgacacagtggaggggggtggctcttgaggagcaggatccatatggggatggccccaaataagaccttcttggaaatgaaactgttcctgaggagtcacgatgcctggaggggactgttgaatgtgttccatggttctctgcgTCAGACTGACGTTGTGTTTTAGTCGTTGAGaggaggagccccctcatctccccctggtgtttctccttctgaatccctgtctccatctttaagaacattccagtccatgtaactgacgacacgacagtttctcaaacactcggtttcccctgagggggcgtgtctacagacctgtagactcgagacagctctgtatcccagtatgcacctctgctcactcagaccacaccctcacAGTAGagcaacactcatgtgatgaagatgcagagctcaggagagtagaatgaaagaagactAAAAATATCAGAACCAAACCCATTACTCCatcttacaacaataactttgagcctgtaaccattttaacaaatcattaaaaccaacataaaccaaacacctaagtaacccatgaaccaataaaacatccttaacaggttaactcaccaggaagtcaaaatacatcaatgtgcccaagagtaatgagaaattaatgacttacagtttgcagttatgcttcatggttaagttgggatactcacagaactgcagttaaatatccatgatagacctttgaaggaaggaacagtttactcatggtccaAATTTCAAACGAGAGGtaaaccaccacaatccccgatttccttcacaaattatcagtgatttatattcaacatacaagtcacgtctactcacatcaggttcagatgagatgctcctctttacttcaaaaagtctttaacctgtgaaactggaagagatgttaaaTAAGTCACAACAGACCTCCAAACagtacacaaacaaatgtaGTGTCTGGTTCTCTTTTAAGTGAAacgcaccagatgcaaccaattaactaattaagaaaAACACCTGGCAGGTTCGGCACCCTGTGGACGTCTTGGTAACAGTGTgaggctatttcagctctgtgtttgatcttaaatgacctccctcattttaattaaagggatgagtctgatttgactgatttagattcaaacttcaaaacgaaaaaagtcttcattcaattcaccttactgtgtgcgcgagtgtgtgtgtgtgtgtgtgtgtgagaaggaagctttcatcaaagagaccagagaaactcactggttaaactggagtcatcgcctaccaccacacacgttaacacacacacacacacacacacacacacacacacacacacacacacacacacacacacacacacacacacacacacacacacacacacacacacacaccatacagacaaacaccatacagacacacacaatacaccatatagattcacgccatatgcacacaccacagatacacacatatagattcacacacaatattgatacacacaacatatagatacaaaccatatgcacacacaaacgacagatacaaaccatatatatatatacacgcacacaccataggtatacaccatatagatacgcacacaccatagatacacaccatatagatacacaccataaagataaacacaccaaatagacacacaccaaagattAACTTAATAGAGATTTTTTCGTTTCGATCTGACTGGGGATGGGATAGGTTAatacacttgaggtggtaaacaggttgttgtttattctcttgccagaaggactatttCTATCTAGACTTGGCTTcttataaatgtttatgaatatttctatttttattatattatttttttcccaaagatcatattcggggctaattaaataacatccAAGGCTTTatccccgaataaaacagcataggGACGCCACTGCCTTAAGCCTTAAACGTATTTATCCAcgatagcagacactttaaataTTAGTTATAATTACATGCAACTTATTTCAAATTTCCAATAGTATACtagatacatacaaatatatataaaggaaTATATACGAAAATGAAATGGCTAAAGTTAATGCAAAATTATGATGTAGTCGAGTACAAACAGTCTACTCTCATTGCAGTCTTTGGAAGTTAATTCTGACTGATATACTGTTATCTTCCACAGCATGACATAACACATCtcaggaagtggtggtgctCCACTTTGTTGGAGAATCTTCATACTGAAGGGTATAGTTATTCTGAAGCAGATGTGCTATGAATTCCAATATTAACACAACCGTAACAATGACCTcgctcccagaggtccacggtgcaatgttttttttcaccactgggatgctgacggcgttaccCGCCTACATTTTTtatcctttggcggccctcagtcaaattttgggttcctaaattggccctcagtcagctgtcaaaactttgagtaCCCCTGTTGTAGACCAACTTCGGAAAACTGTAGTTCCACCATAGAAACGCTAGAGGTCCGCAATACTCCccgtcgcgcaatgacgtcggttaggaaaagtggagtcgaattcattttaaacagcgctgtcttttcctatgtttgaaaggaagcacattttcatctctccttgacccgatgacgttttccacaaaggttaagtgAAGGATAGGAGATTTTACTATTCGTAGAGGAATAGGGACACAGCTAAGGACTCTCACCGCGTCCGCCATCTTGTCGtcacgtgacagcacttggacgttggatgtccatgtcctacagCCTGCAACGAGACCtgactcgtggggggggggcaatgttTTGATGCACTTCGCAAAAAATACAGGCCGTCCTGAACGTCGTTCGGTTGTTCACACATCGTCTAAAATAATCGCACAGGTGCGAGTTTATGTGGGGTCTGACTCGGAATACTTTGACGAATTATCCGTACTTCTTCCTAACGTTTCTCGGCATTGTGTTTAGACCCAGCAACCTGGAAAGCTGCGAATTCTGCAACCCCAAGACACGAAATCAACACCAAGACCGCAGCGAACTGGTACCATAACCGTTGAATATTAATAGCGATGATAGTCGGGTATTTCATGCTACAACACTTCTTAACCTGTTCGTGTGGACGTGGTACGTAACGTTACAGATACAAGCAGTGCATTTTGGATCAGGCCCATTAGGCAAAACTTCTTAGGAGACGGGAGGCTGGGTTTATTCTAGACTGAAATGGATACCTAAACCCTGTCGATTCTGCACGAAAACGCATGCATCCAGGTCGTGGATTTCTATATTTTCTATGACCCAACAAATCTACGCTCGTCTGGATGCGGTGGAATCGCTGTTCGAGGAACTTCCATATATGTTTTATCTGGGCCTGTTTTTTGTGAACGTCCTGATCCTCTACTATGCCTTCCTGATGGAGTACATCGTGCTGAACGTCGGCATAGTTTTTCTGCCCGAGGACATGGACCAGGCGCTGGTGGATCTAGGGGTGCTATCCGATCCCGCCTCTGTGCCCTACGACACGGACACAGAACTGGACGTGTTCGATCATGGTTACCTGGAGTGAATTGGGGAGGGCTGGTTATGGGACGGAACACGCCAGAATCAGAGACGGGAACAATGTGATTGAAAAGGTAAACTTCACTAGTGTTTCTCATGACATATTTACACGCATAAGTGCAGTCTATTATGTTGGGAGATGGCTTGGAATTAGGAAATATGAATCACAAAATAGGTTCTTCATCTCTGGCCTGCAACAAGTTCTGTGGTTTGCATAATGTATGTCATTTAATGAGGAAGTtgttttaatgatatcatcctAACAGTCGTTTGCTTTGGTCCATGCAGGTTGTCTCCCCTGGACGCATGGGTTGGGTAAAGAATCACCCACCAGATGACGGACACTGAGTTAAGACTGAGGACTTTGCTGTGTGCTGGCGACCAGCAGTGACCGACCGAAACCACTGCGTATGACCCAACTGCTTACTAACCAGGGAGATTATATAGACTCAACGTGGAGAAGCCCTAGTTTTGTAAACTAAAGCAAATGCGGGGGATTAGCAAAGTTCTATATTCAATATGTTACAGTGTGGCCCAACACAGCAGGCTCCCTCTCTGACCTGGGACCTGTGAGCTGCAGTGGCCAGTTTGGACCTTATTTGATAGCAAGGTACACGCATCAGATGTTACGGGATATGTGAAAGGGAATGGTTTGAAATGTGCCAATGGATACCCAAAACATATGTTTTCATTCATGTTGTCTTGTGTTGTGCTATTTATAGCTTCTGAAGGGGGTTTCTGGAAAATAGAAGTCACAGCAACGGATTTTACATCAGTTTCATAATAATTGTTAAGTGCCAGACAGATTTCAGTGGGGATTTAAGTGGAAAATCTTTTTCTTGAATGTTCAATTTATTGTTTTGGTTTCGTTTAAACAGTGATTTTTAGACGTATTCTACACTAAATCGATTCAATGTGGGTTGTGCCTTCCCACATTGTCCTGTGGTTTTGTGTGGATAAGACGTCGTTGAATCACATTCTTTTGCATGTTTTTGTTAATATATTAcaagtttgtttgtttcatcCTAAGTATCATATGCACTTTGGTCCCGTCCCCTTTATCAAGTCAAGCCAAATCTCTTTATTACTGGGCAATTTGACAGCAATATAATCTGCATCCAGGCAGTTGGGGAATAGACAATGTTACAATTCAGGTTAAACATGGCTTGGAACCCAAAGCCTTAAGCAAACGACGAGTTTATGTAAAAGTCTCAGTCAGTCAACTATCACCAgaagttattttttaaattttcaAAATAATCCTCTGTTCTTGCCATTTTGCACATGCATGTAACATTTCATCCAGATTTTCATTGTTGTTGGGAATCAAAGTGGAACCAAGCAAGACCCTGTTGTGCAAGCACTAGCCGGTGGTAAGGACTTATTTTCGAGCAATACTCAAAAGAAAACTCAACTGTGATCAAGTTTAGCTGCTCAACAGGGAACCTATAAAGATGAGGCTGCTAGGCGGGCGCCAATCGGGTAGGGCAGCAGTGGTATGGCACATGCAATTCAAGAGGCCGGAAGTCAAAATGACTAGCCCACTTTTAGGAAGGACCATATCTTAGACGATCTAAATATTCTGATGGTTTGACGTGTTTTCACAAAAACCTGCCTTATCATTCAAATTTAAGTCATACCCACATGACTTTATACTTGCTGCCATATCCTGCCTTTACCCTTTTGATGACACTTGCCGGTTTGCTATTGTGAATCACATCGACGTCATGTCACCCTCAGCCCCCTGTACACACTAATGATACTTCTACAGCATAACCACTCATTCACCCCCCATGTCAACAATGATGCATCTGAATATCAATAAAGTTTTATTTTCAAACGTGTACTTCATTCGCAACTGGTTGCAAAGGCTGCACACTTCTGTCTGTCCTCGTTGTTGATATCAATGCATTCCCAGTGGCCATGCTTAATTTAAAGACTGACGGTTACAACACATTCATTACATCGAAGAGCATAGGTGATGTTGTAAAAACTAATTTGAAATCAATTATATTGGCAACCTCATGggtaaaaaataatttattgcATTTATTCAAGTGTCAAAATACAGCAAAGTACACAACAAATTTCTACAACACTTTATACAAAAAATACATCGTACCACAGTTTTGCCTGCAATTAGACAGTACCGTAAGACAGCTTACGGTACTGTAACAGACAAAACCAATTTAAAAGATTCAACACAGTCAGTGAAACTACCAATGTGCATAGAACTTCATAGCCAGAGCTTCAACATTGGTGATCTATCAAATGTGGTCATCTATAGTTCAACTACAAAAATGGTCAACTGTATGCTGTAGTCTTTGTATGAAGCCAACTACTTTCGCGTTTTTCATAGTTAGATATGGTAACTACAAGTCCTTTAATACGTATTTGAGGTAGTTCAATGTATGTCAAATGAGGATGTATATTTTGACAGGGTCTTCATCCAAAATATTAAGCGATCTTCGAGGTCTGTGCACCAATCTATTCACTTCTAATTATGTTTTGAACATGATCTTGAAAGGTCACCAAGTTCAATCTAAAGCATGTTACAATGCATGCTTCTCATCTGGAGCCGAGATGGTGTCtatctctttttttccccccattCAGATGATCTTATCTTCATTAATTCTACTGCACACTGTTGACAAGCTATCAATACCATATATCCCTGTACCTTAAGCCTTTTCTCTTGGCTGTATATCATTTTATATGTTGGCTGTCACTGCATGTGTTTACACTCGTTGGATTTATCTACAAGTGTCTGCTTGGCTTGCTTCCTATTACTGGTGCAGCTATCTTTTAATAAAACAAGGTCATTATTATCTACCGCTCACAACATGTTCTGCCTGCAGCCTGTCCCTAATCCTTTGCACATCACACTATTACTCTTAGTATTATTCTAATAATTACTGCTGCTATTAAATTGTTCTGACCATTTCTATTTGTTTCAATGATAGTGTGTTTCACAGATATTAAAACTTGTTTGCTGCTGCTGgttaatataaaacaaaaaacgaataaatagCGAAAGGCGTAGTTAACTAGTGTCTGTTAACTTCTTACCAAAGTAAGATCACTGTGATCTTCTCTGTGGTATTTAAAAGCACTATGTTTACAAGCTCTTTGTACCGTATATAACCGGGCCTTAAGAAATTTCCCTGGCTGTATTTCTCACCATTGCATTTTAGTATTTATATTATCACACTGCAGTGTTGAGACGAGGAAGCAATGTTTGAATTCGAACACTAAAGTCAAACTCAGGTAGGTTTTATAGCAACCGacctaacacactcacacatacatgcagtTCATATACATATTCACATAATGACCtatgcatggtaccgtggccaaaagctgctcagggccacacccccaccctcctccttgacccgcctctctcctcctcatttgtattaaagctacagacaccgaaatggCGCGTtttgggaaagctcaatgtgcgattGGCAGTGTCTGTAATTCTGCAcaacggctgaatttcgggaacgccttcaaatactgtgttaggggcccactaattaattattatattaaagcatccataaagtaccATGCCATTGGACCttttcacattcacacactagtGCATTGACCTATTCACTTACAAATAGTACCTGTTTCTATTCACATACAGCCAGTGCATTGACCTATTCACAGTGCAAAACATGCAAATGCTTGAAATGTTCACTTTTG
This region includes:
- the dexi gene encoding dexamethasone-induced protein homolog, whose amino-acid sequence is MTQQIYARLDAVESLFEELPYMFYLGLFFVNVLILYYAFLMEYIVLNVGIVFLPEDMDQALVDLGVLSDPASVPYDTDTELDVFDHGYLE